The Brassica oleracea var. oleracea cultivar TO1000 chromosome C6, BOL, whole genome shotgun sequence genomic interval ATCAATTGGAATTCAGAAAAAAAGAAAATCAAAAATTAAAAGAAAAAAATTGTTATCCCGCAGCTCGAGGAAAGCTCCAGCTCGCAGCTCCTCTCCCTCTCGAGAAGCTTGTTATTGTCTCTGGTTGGTTTGCAGCTCCCTCCCAGCTACTCTGTTGTCGACGTCGATAGCTACTCCGGCGACGCCGTCGGACCGCAACGTTTCCACCGGCTAGCATTCATTCAGAGAGGTCGTAATGCAGGTTAGTTATTCTCTCCTCAGCGAGCTGCAAGATATAAATTGGATTTAGGGTTTGTAATTGAAAGTGTTGAAACGGCATTGATTCTGGGATGATTTGATTGATTTGTATATGAAATTGTTATGCATGGAGGTGCGTGAATTGTCTCAATTGTGAGTAGCTTTGCACGGAGATCTCTCTGATCAATCAATCGTACACACATTTGAGTTCTTGTTTAAGCATTAAGCATTACTTTGTATAACTAGGTATAACAAGTAGAACTGATAATTGTTGTAGAGTAGGTAAAACTTGGTCAAACTGTAGACAACTCGGTAGAACTAAGAACTACAGGTATAACTAAAACTTTATTCTTTTGTTCTTGCAGGATACAATGATGAAATATGTGAGCGTCTTTTTCAAATTCAAAGGGGAGATCTCCTGTGTAACCTTGAAGACAACAGTGGAGGATATAAGTTTGGCAATGCTAGAAGAAAAGTTGTATAAAAAGCTTGCGTTGGAAGAAAGTAAGGTAAAACTGGCATTGAGCATGCCGATGGTGTATGGATCTGAAGAACAGCAAATTATTCGTGAAGATGATGATCTGTTTGGTTTCCTAACAACCGTTGATAAAGACAACCGTAGATCTCTCTTGTTAGTGGAGGAGACGAGTAGATCATATCAGTTAGAGAAGGTATCGAGAGTGGGCATAAGTTCGTTTGGTATGAACTACGAAGTGTTACAGGGAATTGATGATGTTTATGATGAAATCAGACCTAAGGCCATAACTCTGTATGTAGAAAATGGACAAGCAAATCAACAGAAGGAGCTGATAGATGCAGAGAATGATTTTATGGATACGGGCACCGCAGCTGGGACAGACACCGCAGCTGGGACAGACACTGCAGCGGAGACAGACACCGCAACTGAAATGGACACAGCAGCTGAAACGGACACTGCAGTAGAGACGAACACCGCAGGTGAGACGGGTATGGGTGCAGATAAGTATGTTGAGCAGCCACCTATAAAAAAAGCTAGTCAGGTTATAGAGGATTGGGAAGTAGGTTTGGGTCTGTTTAAGTATCATGAGTTTCCAAGTAAGAAAGCACTTCAAGAGGTGGTCGATAGAGCTGCATTTGGTGAATGCTTTCGTTATGTTATCAAAAAGTCGGACAAGAGATGATTGGTTGTTTTGAAGCAACCTGTAAGTGGGGTTTACGAGCTGCAAGGATTCCACAGACTGAAATTTTTTCTGTTAGGAGGTACACGGGTGTGAATACATGCTCTCGGTCTAATCAAAGTAAAAGCAGCAACATCAAGAGGAAAGGCTCAGCGGAATTAGTTGCAAGTTTTTTTAATGAGGAATATTCTGGAAAACTGAGTACTCCTGTTCTGAAAGATATCATGGATCTTATAAAGTTAAAACTTGGTGTAACAATATCCTACTCCACAGCCTTGAGAGGGAAAATCTAGCTATTTCTGAGTTGCGTGGTGGTTCGGAAGAGAGCTACAAGATGCTATATAGCTACTTGTACATGTCAGAGCAGGTCAATCCGGGAACAAAAACAGGGGTGAAGTTGGATGAGGCAAATAAGTTCAAGTACCTCTTCATAGCTCTGGGAGCTTGTATTGAAGGTTTTGCAGCCATGAGGAAGGTGATAGTTGTGGATGCCACATTTTTGAAGAATGGATATGGTGGTGTACTAGTATTTGCTAAAGCTCAAGATCCTAATCGTCACCATTATCCGCTTGCGATTGGTGTACTCGACAGTGAAAATAATGCTAGTTGGACATGGTTTTTCGAGATGCACAAAACTGCTATACCAGACTCTTCTGAATTAGTTTTTATGAGCGATAGAAACCAGAGCCTCATCGCGGCTGTAGCTAATGTGTTTCCACAATCTCACCATGGCCATTGTATATGGAATTTGTCTCAGAATGTGAGAGTGCATGCTTGTAACACAACCAAAGCCGTAGTCGGATGGAGATTTATGGAGTTGGCTAGGTGTTACACGTTGGCTGAGTTCGAGTCTGCTTACGCATCTTTTAAGGTGAGATATCCTCCAGCGTACAAGTATTTGGAGGAGCATACTGATAAAAGCACATGGGCTCGGGTTCATTTCCTAGGTGACAGATACAACTTGGACACTAGCAACAGTGTGGAGTCAATGAACAGTGTATTTAAGGACGCAAGAGGTATGCTTTAATACCATTGTTGGATACAATCATCAAAAAGTTTTCTGACTGGTTTAATGAACATCGGAAGGACTCTGTGGCTGGGTCATTGATACCAAACTGGTTCCTCTTGTCGAGATTCACTTGCATGAGCTATGGGGCAAAGCTGAGAAAACACCAGTGCGTGAGCTTAATAATTATGAGCTTGAGTACGATGTAACCGACACAGATAATGGGAAGAATTATGTTGTGAACTTCATAGCGAAGAGTTGTACCTGCAAGGTGTATGATTATGAAAAGTATCCTTGTCTGCACGGACTTGTTGCTTACTTATATTTTCTTGAGGTTGAAGCTGCTCCTGGTCGTCGACGTGATATCAGGATAAAGTATCATGAGTTGTGCTCAAAATATTACTGGACGGAACTTTCGGCATTGGCTTATTACAAGACAATTTATTCTGTGCCGGACAGGTCTTAATGGAATGTACCATATCACATCAAAGAGCTTCATATCATACATCTGGATCGCCTCAAGAGGAAGGGATGGAAAAAGAATAAGAGGAATCCATCTGTTGGCGAACGACGTAAAAGGACACAAAACATAAGGCGACCAAGGCAAAATTTTGATTTCAGTTGGCTGTTGTTTGGAATGCGTAGTAGTAATCCCAGTGAATCAAACTAGATCTTTTGTTCGTATGTTATGGCTGTTGTGTTGTTTGGTTTTGGTACGTTGCTTTTGGTATGTTGCTTTTGCTTATTTTGAAAACATTGGTAAAACTAAGTATATCTTTTGTGGAATAAACCCGAATTTTCTCCTTTAAACCTCTAATAAATGAAATAAATACTGCTTATTGTTCACCTTTTCATTCGATTCGATCTCCTCTCTCTCTCTCTCTCTCTATCTCTCTCTACTCTCTCTCTATCTCGACTCTTCTCCTTCTCGGTACAAAATAGTGAATATGCAAGGAGATGGTTCAGGATCGTCAAGGAGAAGGAAAAATGGTCGGAAATTGTGTTTATGTGGCTTAGAGGCAGCCATAACACAAGCTTGGACAGACAAGAACCCATGGCGACGATTTTATGGTTGTCAGCGTTTTAAGGTATCCCATCTGATTATAGAACTAGCAATTCTGATGGGAAAATAGCTTTACAATTGAAATTATGGCAGGAGAAAAATGGATGCAAGTTCTTCGCATGGTTTGATGAAGAGGACGCAACATTATGGCAAAAAGAGCTTTGATTGAAGCCCGGGATGAGATCCGAGAGAAGAGTAGAGTGATTACGCAGTTAAACGAAACAATTGCAGAACTGAGAAGCAATTTGGAGAAGATACAAAATGAAGAGGAAATTGTTAGAAAGTTTGAAGAATTCTATGTTTAAGCGATCTTACCATGTATTCTCTAAGTTTAAGTGTTTGTTTTACAACCTCTGTTTAAGCGTTTTGGCAGTTATGTTTAAGTGTTTTAGAACCTATGTTTAAGAGATATATTGGAAAACCGCGGAAAACTAGAATAACAAGGTGTAACTATGATAGAAATTGGCATAATCTGAAATAATCTGAACTACATAAGTCTTAATACAGAAACACATTCACCAAAAATGATATAGCAGATACTGCTTCTGAAAATAGATTAGTGAAGATAACAAAAATTTACAAACCTCATAAGAAAAAAAACTCATTGTTTCATGAGAAATAGATCAGTGAAGATATGCATTGTATATAGTCTTTCCAAGAGCACTTTGTTAATAAGATCAGCTTATAAAGAAGTATTTTATAGTTTTCATGATTTCAAAGATATTATTGCACTAATCATTTATCCTTACAAGGTAATGCAGAAAAATGACAAGTAAAAATTTCTTTACAAATTAAAATTAGACGTAAAACTAAAAAATGTTGAAATCACGAAA includes:
- the LOC106297391 gene encoding protein FAR-RED ELONGATED HYPOCOTYL 3-like, which produces MQDTMMKYVSVFFKFKGEISCVTLKTTVEDISLAMLEEKLYKKLALEESKVKLALSMPMVYGSEEQQIIREDDDLFGFLTTVDKDNRRSLLLVEETSRSYQLEKVSRVGISSFGMNYEVLQGIDDVYDEIRPKAITLYVENGQANQQKELIDAENDFMDTGTAAGTDTAAGTDTAAETDTATEMDTAAETDTAVETNTAGETGMGADKYVEQPPIKKASQVIEDWEVGLGLFKYHEFPSKKALQEVVDRAAFGECFRYVIKNLERENLAISELRGGSEESYKMLYSYLYMSEQVNPGTKTGVKLDEANKFKYLFIALGACIEGFAAMRKVIVVDATFLKNGYGGVLVFAKAQDPNRHHYPLAIGVLDSENNASWTWFFEMHKTAIPDSSELVFMSDRNQSLIAAVANVFPQSHHGHCIWNLSQNVRVHACNTTKAVVGWRFMELARCYTLAEFESAYASFKVRYPPAYKYLEEHTDKSTWARVHFLGDRYNLDTSNSVESMNSVFKDARGLCGWVIDTKLVPLVEIHLHELWGKAEKTPVRELNNYELEYDVTDTDNGKNYVVNFIAKSCTCKVYDYEKYPCLHGLVAYLYFLEVEAAPGRRRDIRIKYHELCSKYYWTELSALAYYKTIYSVPDRS